A genomic region of Sciurus carolinensis chromosome 7, mSciCar1.2, whole genome shotgun sequence contains the following coding sequences:
- the LOC124988835 gene encoding phosphoglycerate kinase 2-like, with amino-acid sequence MSLSKKLTLDKLDVKGKRVIMRVDFNVPMKKNHITNNQRIKAAIPSIKYCLDNEAKSVVLMSHLGRPDGVPMPDKYSLEPVAAELKSLLGRDVTFLKDCVGAEVEKACADPAPGSVILLENLRFHLEEEGKGQDPSGNKLKAEPDKIQAFRESLSKLGDVYVNDAFGTAHRAHSSMVGVNLPHKASGFLMKKELEYFARALENPERPFLAILGGAKVADKIQLIKNMLDKVNQMIIGGGMAFTFLKVLNNMEIGASLFDEEGAKIVKEIMAKAEKNGVKMTFPVDFITADKFDENANTGTATVESGIPAGWMGLDCGPESNKTNAQVVSEAKLIVWNGPLGVFEWEAFAKGTKALMDEVVKATSRGCITIIGGGDTATCCAKWDTEDKVSHVSTGGGASLELLEGKALPGVEALSNL; translated from the coding sequence ATGTCCCTGTCTAAGAAATTGACTTTGGACAAACTGGACGTCAAAGGCAAGCGCGTCATCATGAGAGTGGACTTCAACGTTCCCATGAAGAAGAACCACATCACCAACAACCAGAGAATCAAGGCGGCCATCCCCAGCATCAAGTACTGCCTGGACAATGAAGCCAAGTCGGTGGTGCTGATGAGCCACCTGGGCCGGCCCGATGGCGTCCCCATGCCCGACAAGTACTCCCTGGAGCCCGTGGCTGCCGAGCTGAAATCCTTGCTGGGCAGGGACGTGACGTTCCTCAAGGACTGTGTGGGCGCAGAAGTGGAGAAAGCCTGCGCCGACCCCGCCCCCGGGTCGGTCATCCTGCTGGAGAACCTGCGCTTTCacctggaggaggaaggcaagGGCCAAGATCCCTCTGGGAATAAGCTCAAGGCCGAGCCCGACAAGATCCAAGCCTTCCGAGAGTCCCTGTCCAAGCTAGGGGACGTGTACGTCAACGATGCTTTCGGCACTGCGCACAGGGCTCACAGCTCCATGGTGGGAGTCAATCTGCCCCACAAGGCATCCGGATTCCTCATGAAGAAGGAGCTGGAGTACTTTGCCAGAGCCTTGGAAAACCCAGAGAGACCCTTTCTGGCTATACTTGGGGGCGCCAAAGTGGCAGACAAGATCCAGCTCATCAAAAACATGCTGGACAAGGTCAATCAGATGATTATTGGCGGCGGGATGGCCTTTACCTTCCTGAAGGTACTCAACAACATGGAGATCGGTGCCTCCCTCTTTGACGAAGAGGGAGCCAAGATTGTCAAGGAGATCATGGCCAAAGCAGAGAAGAATGGTGTCAAGATGACCTTTCCCGTGGACTTCATCACGGCTGACAAGTTCGATGAGAACGCCAACACTGGCACTGCCACCGTAGAATCTGGCATCCCCGCCGGCTGGATGGGTTTGGACTGTGGCCCTGAGAGCAATAAAACGAACGCTCAAGTCGTGTCCGAGGCCAAGCTCATCGTTTGGAATGGCCCTTTAGGAGTCTTTGAATGGGAAGCCTTTGCCAAGGGAACCAAGGCCCTGATGGATGAAGTCGTGAAAGCCACGTCCAGGGGCTGCATCACCATTATAGGGGGCGGGGACACTGCCACGTGCTGTGCCAAATGGGACACTGAAGATAAAGTCAGCCATGTGAGCACAGGAGGGGGTGCCAGCCTGGAGCTGCTGGAAGGTAAAGCCCTCCCAGGAGTAGAGGCCCTCAGCAACCTGTAG